Sequence from the Candidatus Binataceae bacterium genome:
CCGCCGGCCGCTGAGATCGGGCGAGCCGGTTTTCGCTGGCCTCAACGCTCTCGTTTCCTCACCTCACTTCGGGTTAAATGTTGGCGGGTGCCGCTTCGGGGCGCCCGCCAATTATTTTGTCGACGAGGCGCGGGCGGAGAATATGGCACTGGGGCCCTTCTACGTGGCGGAAAAACTCAAACGACCAGGCGGTGTACGCGGCGCGGCGCTGCTGATGCGTCATGGCGAAACGCCGTGGAACCGCGAAGGCCGCGTGATGGGCCGCAATCCGGTCGAACTCGACGCGCATGGCCGCGCGCAGGTCTCGAATGCAATCGAGTTCGTGCGCGCGCTCGAGCCCACGCTCATCGTCACCAGCCCGCTGGTCCGCGCGCGCCAGTCGGCCGAGATAATCGCAGCCGGAATCGGGGGCAGCGTGCCGATTCGCGAAGAGCCGCAAATCGCCGAGGTCCAATACGGCCGCTGGGAAGGGATGGATTACGAGGAACTGCTCGTCGACGCGGATTACCTCCGCTATCGCGAGGAACCGATCCTGAGCTCGACGCCCGGCGGCGAAAATAT
This genomic interval carries:
- a CDS encoding histidine phosphatase family protein, which codes for MALGPFYVAEKLKRPGGVRGAALLMRHGETPWNREGRVMGRNPVELDAHGRAQVSNAIEFVRALEPTLIVTSPLVRARQSAEIIAAGIGGSVPIREEPQIAEVQYGRWEGMDYEELLVDADYLRYREEPILSSTPGGENIVEVQARGVAAVMGILGEAEGQRVLFVSHGDIIRTVLCHFMALELRHFRRIRVDNAALSAVQVAGEFAEVKFLNVIPDIGRAFVAPFPMKPAADSPAEEEDD